The following proteins come from a genomic window of Vallitalea longa:
- a CDS encoding ABC transporter ATP-binding protein: protein MVKLLKGLKPFTLSIVIIFTFTFIRTITELFLPTLMSDIVDTGIVEQDIGYIAKVGAIMLLIAGLGALCSILTSMLSAKTGSAFARDLRNKVFEKVENYSLKEFDEKGTASLITRTTNDITQVQNLVVMLLRMFIRAPLMAIGGIIMAINKNPNLSLIIIVVVIVLGIIIGLVASKSIPMFKSMQVKIDKLNLVLRERLTGIRVIRAFNKVNHENNRFNDANKDLTNTAIKVNKLMACLTPILMLLFNFTTIFIIWFGSFKINNGAMQVGDLMAFIQYVSQIMFSLIMLTMIFILIPRASASAIRINEVLEVVPEINDPTKPIETGSKRGYVEFQNVSFRYNNAEGRALEDISFNANPGEVTAIIGGTGSGKSTLVNLISRFYDVTKGKILIDGVDIREMSQGYLRKKIGLVPQKAVLFSGTIIDNIKYGKEDASRDEIVKACEIAQATEFINDMKDKYDSVISQGGTNVSGGQKQRLSIARALVRKPEIYLFDDSFSALDFKTDAKLRQALNKEIVDDTIIIVAQRVTTVMNADRIIVLDEGRIVGMGTHKELLSSSDVYKQIVSSQLSEEELA from the coding sequence ATGGTTAAATTATTAAAGGGTTTAAAACCTTTTACTTTATCAATAGTTATAATATTTACTTTTACTTTTATTAGAACAATTACTGAATTATTCTTACCTACATTAATGTCAGATATTGTTGACACTGGTATAGTTGAGCAAGATATAGGATATATAGCTAAAGTCGGAGCGATTATGTTACTGATTGCTGGTCTAGGAGCACTATGTTCCATATTAACAAGCATGTTATCAGCTAAGACTGGAAGTGCATTTGCAAGAGATTTGAGAAATAAAGTTTTTGAAAAAGTTGAAAACTATTCATTGAAGGAATTTGATGAAAAAGGAACTGCTTCATTAATAACAAGAACAACTAATGATATAACTCAGGTACAGAACTTAGTAGTCATGTTACTTAGAATGTTCATCAGAGCTCCGTTAATGGCTATAGGTGGAATTATTATGGCTATTAACAAGAATCCTAATTTATCTTTGATTATTATTGTAGTAGTTATCGTATTGGGTATAATTATTGGATTGGTAGCTAGCAAAAGTATACCTATGTTCAAATCAATGCAGGTCAAGATAGATAAATTGAACTTAGTTCTTAGAGAAAGATTAACTGGTATTAGAGTTATTAGAGCATTTAATAAAGTGAATCATGAAAATAATAGATTTAACGATGCTAATAAGGATTTAACCAATACAGCTATAAAGGTTAATAAATTAATGGCATGTCTAACTCCTATATTAATGCTTTTATTTAATTTTACTACTATATTCATTATATGGTTTGGTTCATTCAAAATAAATAACGGTGCTATGCAAGTAGGAGATTTAATGGCATTCATTCAATATGTATCACAGATAATGTTCTCATTGATTATGTTGACTATGATATTTATTTTAATACCTAGAGCATCAGCATCAGCAATAAGAATAAATGAAGTACTAGAGGTAGTGCCTGAAATAAATGATCCTACAAAACCTATAGAGACAGGTTCAAAAAGAGGATATGTTGAGTTTCAGAATGTTTCATTCAGATATAATAATGCTGAGGGAAGAGCATTGGAAGATATATCATTTAATGCTAATCCTGGAGAAGTAACAGCTATCATAGGAGGAACAGGTTCTGGAAAATCTACTTTAGTTAATCTGATTTCCAGATTCTATGATGTAACTAAAGGCAAGATATTGATTGATGGTGTAGATATAAGAGAAATGTCTCAAGGATATTTAAGAAAAAAAATAGGATTAGTTCCTCAAAAGGCAGTCTTATTTAGTGGAACTATAATTGATAATATTAAGTATGGTAAAGAAGATGCTAGTAGAGATGAAATTGTAAAAGCGTGTGAAATAGCACAGGCAACAGAATTTATTAATGATATGAAAGACAAATATGATTCAGTTATATCTCAAGGTGGTACTAACGTTTCTGGAGGACAAAAACAGCGTTTATCTATAGCGAGAGCTTTAGTTAGAAAACCTGAAATTTATCTTTTTGATGATAGTTTCTCTGCTTTGGATTTCAAAACTGATGCTAAATTACGCCAAGCTCTTAATAAAGAGATAGTTGACGATACTATTATTATAGTTGCACAACGTGTTACTACTGTTATGAATGCAGATAGAATTATTGTTCTTGATGAAGGACGTATAGTAGGAATGGGAACTCATAAAGAATTGCTAAGCTCAAGTGATGTATACAAACAAATAGTATCTTCACAGCTTTCAGAGGAGGAATTAGCATGA
- a CDS encoding MarR family winged helix-turn-helix transcriptional regulator — MSRDVLIENILRIMPLINRKLFKDFRHKNSIHQMQLVFLIYRNNGRPMKYFCDKLMIPKSHLSKIVNRLIEDELIERKTNENDRRVINLFITEKGEEYLKEHKKIVQSNVKKKLEKLNDDDIMKLSKNLEEIETILNKL; from the coding sequence ATGTCAAGAGATGTATTAATCGAGAATATTCTTAGAATTATGCCATTGATAAATAGAAAATTATTCAAGGATTTTCGTCACAAAAATTCAATTCATCAGATGCAATTAGTATTTCTTATCTATAGGAATAATGGTAGACCTATGAAATATTTCTGTGATAAATTAATGATACCAAAATCCCATTTGTCGAAGATAGTCAACAGATTAATAGAAGATGAACTTATTGAAAGGAAAACCAATGAAAACGATAGGCGTGTTATTAATCTGTTTATTACTGAAAAGGGTGAAGAATATCTGAAAGAGCATAAGAAAATAGTTCAATCAAATGTCAAGAAGAAATTAGAAAAATTGAATGATGATGATATTATGAAATTATCTAAGAATCTGGAAGAGATTGAAACGATACTGAACAAGTTATAG